TGGAAGCACTCGAAGCGCAGTTGACCGTCTACCGCGAGTCGAGCGAGATCATGCAGCTCAATCGGCTGGCCGCACGCGATTGGATCGTCGTCGAGCCACGGCTTTTCGCGCTGTTGCAGTTGGCCGACGAGGTGCATCGAGAAACAGCCGGTGCCTACGACGTCGCCACCGGTGCGCTCATCGAAGTGTGGGGATTTCTGCGCCGCCAGGGGCGCGTTCCCGACAACGACGAACTTTCCGAGGCGCTTGCGCGCACCGGCATGCAGCATGTGCAATTCGACGGCGATCGTTGCGCCGTCCGCTTCGACCGCGCCGGAGTCGCGATCAACCTGGGCAGCATCGGCAAGGGATATGCCCTCGATCGATGCCGTGAGGTGTTTGCCGACCACGACGTGCAAGATTACTTGCTGCAGGGTGGGCGCAGCAGCGTAACGGCAAGCGGCGACGACCTGTCCGAGGGCGCAGGGCAAGGTTGGACCGTCGGCATCGGCGATCCGCTCCGCCCCGGGCAGCGGCTGGGAGCCGTCCGGCTTCTCAATCAAGCGCTGTCGACTTCCGGGGCCGGAACACAGTTCTTCCGGCATCAAGGCCGGCGCTATGGCCACATTCTCGATCCACGAACTGGCCGCCCGGCAGAAGGGGTGCTCTCGACCACCGTGGTTGCCGACTCGGCCGCGCTGGCCGAAGCGCTATCGACCGCCTTCTATGTGCTTGGACCGGAAGCGGCGCAGCATTACTGCGAGACCCATCGCGACGTCGCGGCCGTCGTCACCCTGCCGGGCGGTGGGCCGCAAGGGCTGCAGGTGCGCGCGTGGAATTTCGGCGCCGGCCGGCTGGTGTTGGCCGAGCCGTGGCGATCGGCGCTCGCGGCGCAGGCCTAGGAATCCTGTGGTAGCTCTTTCGACCCCACAATGGTCAGATTGAGCCCGATCTGCACGCTGACGGTCTTGTCGCCCACCTTGAGCGTCGACTTTCCGTTCAGGTACCAACCGAGCGACCCCGTGGAGAATTCCTTGACCTCTGCCACGTGGGGTACCCCGTTGATCGTCACTTCGACCGGTTGGGCATGGTCGCGAAAATCCTGGCGACTAATCGGGCAGTTCGTCTTGGCCATAGGGCATGCACTCCAGATGCGAAGGACCACGACCGTCGGGCAATGCTATGTCCCGCCGGTCAGACTGCGAGCGGCGATGATACGGTAACGCGACCCGATGGCAAACCAGGAATCCGCTTCGCCGCGCGGCACAAAGCGTGCACCTCGGGATTAGGGGCACTCCGACCGCGCTGTTGCCCCCAACCCTGGCCAGAATCGCCCGCGGCGCCCCGGGCGAGGGTTGTCCTGCGGCTTGATCCGGCCCATGATTGAGTGCCGCATGGATGTGGCGTTGGAGGGGGATTGGTTCGCGTGCTCAACCACATCGCTGTGGCAGACGTAGGAAGTTCTGGCCCGGCGGACACAGGGGACGCGCACGGTTCTAGCGACGTTGTTGAACAATCGCATCCTGCGATCTCGCCACCGGCCTGTACAGAACACCCAAGCTGTGAAAGTTGACAGGCGCCGGAAACGGTCCCGGCAAACTATCGGCTAGACTTGCTTGCACGGGGGGTGACGCCCGAGGGGACAACGTATCGGTGCGTCGTGATCTGGATTTGGAAACTTCGGATCCGCCTGCATGGTCGATCTGCTGCTCAACCACGGTTCCTACCTGGGCATCATGGCCGTGCTGATTCTGACCGGCTTTGGCCTCCCCGTGCCTGAGGAGGTGCCGGTCATTCTG
The genomic region above belongs to Pirellulales bacterium and contains:
- a CDS encoding FAD:protein FMN transferase: MSDRPASRREFLAGSANRGTRGEMITPETATAGQGVYHLHVSRQAMACNWEAIVNAGQHAAATEAAVAALDLVEALEAQLTVYRESSEIMQLNRLAARDWIVVEPRLFALLQLADEVHRETAGAYDVATGALIEVWGFLRRQGRVPDNDELSEALARTGMQHVQFDGDRCAVRFDRAGVAINLGSIGKGYALDRCREVFADHDVQDYLLQGGRSSVTASGDDLSEGAGQGWTVGIGDPLRPGQRLGAVRLLNQALSTSGAGTQFFRHQGRRYGHILDPRTGRPAEGVLSTTVVADSAALAEALSTAFYVLGPEAAQHYCETHRDVAAVVTLPGGGPQGLQVRAWNFGAGRLVLAEPWRSALAAQA